TCGTCCACCTTACCGAAGCTCACCGTACGCTACGCAAGCACATACTTGGTCGTCGATCAAGAAACTTAATGACCACTACCTGCCTTCTTCAGTATCGCAAGAAAACGCAGCACTCCACGCAGCTCTGGAATATAAAGAGAAAGAGAGGAAGGAGGGACGCCCGATATATACGTGGGAGGACTCACTTAACGACATTCGACACTATACTTACTAACCGACCCCGATCCTATTTGGAGTACATATCTGAAAACAGAAGCAgcctaaaaaaaacaagtataaaaaaaaaaatatacaaacaaccGGAAACGGACACGGAATCAGAGCCAGAGGAAACGGAAAACGGTGGCGGCACTAGCGGTAGGATATCTAATACGGAGCCCCAAGTGACCTAGCACGCTTTGATTAGATCAGAGATTACGTAATAAAGACAAGATGAAGAAGAAGACATGAAGAAGACAGGAAGAAAAAGCAGTCATATTCCCTCACAaccaagtatttattacacACCAAGTATAGTATCTATCTACCCCATGCTGACTTCACGATGCCTGTATTCGGGTCGGCTCAAAATTTCCCGTCTCTCCTACTATCCTGACTGCAAACCCTACACTCCAGTCCTATCTACTGGGTGCTCCGGTGTCTCGGGCAGGCTGCGGGCGCCTACGGAGGGGTGGCAGGGGTTGTTGTGTAATAAGCTGGTTTGCGCGCGTACTTTGTTTGATTTCGCATTTGAGGCTTAGCCGGTGTGAGGTGACGCTGACACCTCCACTGACTCGATGCCGCTTAGGTTGAATCAGCAGAGTCATACGAGCTTACAGGACTATTTGCCTCAACTTCGCCTCCCCCCTGTAGTCTCCTCTTCCTAGTCCTTGCTGCAGGATCTGCTGGCTGGAGTTACCcctagtatcagtatcagtatcagtatcagtaagaaataaataaatgaaataaagctacaccggctccaaccctacacctctgcctcgaaaAGATtgaaatcccccctcaattggaggagggtatcccaatatgggaccgccAACAAAGATTAAGTACCACATGACACCTGGTAGATCACCTATCAGTAAATGGCAAATCCTACGGCTGATGATTCaactgtttttttaatgccaggaATTCTGGTCCAAGAAAACACTCGTGGTTGAAAAACATTTATGACTAGTTCAGTTCTAGCATTAGCACTCGTTATCCAAACTTCGATAGAAGAGGAACTAAAGAAGTTATcggcaaaaatgttttttggttgtacaagcttttatcgttgAATGTACTTTACTTTCCATAGGCAAATAATGCTCATCAGAACAACTAACAACcacaaacacaattagtttgcgttttatcacaaagttcccatggccacctccagtctccatcatcagatcagctccatatcataatatttattgccatccgatttacatacctatgtatgcaAAAATTGCGCTCAATCGGatatcgggaagtgggtcaaatttagcttccaagatttgacccacactaacaggacaagttaaataaaagcttctaAAAAGAAGAAGGTAGACCACCAGATTGGTTACCTACCTGGTTACCAGCTAAAGCACACTCGTCTACATCAGCACACTCATGATCGCCAGCAAGTCTGTGCCCTTTAGGGCAACTGCACTGGTATCCGCCTGGCAGATTGGTGCAGTACTGCATTGGTCCACACTTTGCTTCCCCAGTCGCGCATTCGTTGACATCtggaattaattaaatttttattaaaattattataattatggtcATTGACCATTCACATCCATTTTTCGATTGGTGTAAAAACATCCTGgctccgtagacaacatgccaatcgctaacgctccgtagcgaacgaaacgcaactgtcactgtcacactaataaggaagagtgatagagagacacaaagcgattcgatggcgaagcgatagcgattgtcaccttggctaggccgcctgaataCCGTGCAACGCATGGTACAGTGCACGGACGCCACGTTGCTGAACAGGGTTATGATCTCATATTCGAGGAAATCGCCATGTCAGTGGTGTGGCGTCTGCCGTCTTAATCGTTGGCCATGGTCGAGAATAGACAAATAAAGTTATAAATGCAACTTGAAGCTTCGAAGTTTCCAAAGAAGTCAGTTCCAAAGTTTCCAAGCATAAGTAGGTGGTGTATGTGACCACCAGCCATTACATAGGTGGTGTGTGTGAACGATGAACCGTAGAGGGTAACCGCACAGGAGCCACCTCTTGATTCGCGTGAAGTAtcaatgtttttagggttccgtagccaaatggcaaaaaacggaacccttatagattcgtcatgtctgtctgtctgtctgttcgtctgtccgtgtatgtcacagtcacttttctccgaaactataagaactatactgttgaaacttgataagtagatgtattctgtgaaccgcattaagattttcacacaaaaatagaaaaaaaacaataaatttttggggttccctatacttagaactgaaactcaaaattttttttttcatcaaacctatacgtgtggggtatctatcgataggtcttcaaaaatgatattgaggtttctaatatcatttttttctaaactgagtagtttgcgcgagagacatttccaaagtggtaaaatgtgtgtcccccccccctgtaacttctaaaataacagaatgataaaactaaaaaaaatatatgatgtacattaccgtgtaaacttccaccgaaaattggtttgaacgagatctagtaagtagtttttttttaatacgtcataaatcgcctaaatacggaacccttcatgggcgagtccgactcgcacttggccgcttttttattaattctaTTTTAGGCCACATGCCACATGGTATCTCTTACAGTTCCTGATCGGTTCTAAAACTCACCTTCGCAAATATTGTCCATTCCCAGCCTGTAGCCCCATTGGCACTCGACCTTCCGCCGGTTACCCAGGTCAGTCACTATGGGCTTCACGTACTTTGTGCCTTTATTCGCCGGAGGATCCAACTCGATAGGAGGTTGATATTCTGAAAATAGGCTAACTACTTAGTATGTTGGCTGATTTCAAGGTAGCatacctgtacggctaccatcagtttggcactgacataaacgccatcgagaatgtaatttactttctatacatctcgctcgtactcgcatattagtgcgaacgagatgtatagaaagtaaattacgttctcgatagcgtatatgtcagttttgacaatgtcagtgactcatggtacgggctctggctGATATGGTAAGATTGGTAAGGATGAGTTAGAAATTACCTTTTACTGATTTCAAGTCTCGCAACCCAAGaaaccaagtgtttgtatttattagCAAATTCACCTGGCTCATTCCCGTACCCATGCGGGAACCCATGCACGTTCCTGGCAGGTACGCATCGGTGGCGCGTCGCATCCAGCACCCAGTTTGGTGGACAGTCGCACCGGTACCCGCCCTCTGTGTTCACGCAGATCTCCACGGCGGCGCAGTTGGCCTGACCGTTCACGCACTCGTTCACGTCTTGAACACATAATAAATACTATAATACATTCTGACTCAAGTCGACAGAGTCCTATAGAACAAGATATGCATAGACGACGATatgtatcatcatcttcctagcATTTATCGAGGCTCGCTGGGATCAGCAAACTAATTgaaatttttacgaaagcgacagaCATCCGACCTTAACCCAAAAGGGGATCTAGGCGTAATTGGGATTAGGATAGGATTTCCTTACAATATTTTCCTTCCCTGAAAAATTACTTAAGTTCCGAGAAACACAGCCGTGGTAAGAGCCGCGGGcacggaaaacatcgtgaggaacgCCAGACTCATCCCCAAAAAAGGCGTAATATacgcggatgtcactttttgacagccttTATTAGaaaggacttccacttgtattacaagttacaagcttttgagaaacgggccccagatagtAGTCGCTTTCCCGAGCAAACCGAGAAAAGCCGGGGCAACGCtatgaatatgatgatgataaactTTCAATCTCTTATTATATTATTGCTATTTGGGCTTACCTTCACACTGGTCCGTGGTAGGATTGAGGTGGTAGCCCACATCACACCTAATCCGGGGTCGGAATGGCCGCGGCAACTTACGACGGGAGCCCCAATAATCATCTGCGAATAAGTTcaataatatacatacaaagaaaATTTTAACTTTGCCTCTTGTAAGCATTCACCTTATTACCAGAGAGGATGAATATCGattaataggtatacctaatacatttcctgtagttctatatttttgtcaatatatttacatcaataaattgctctgaaaattagcttaagataatataattatatgtaataagtagCTACTATTcagcttgttgctaggcctacatgaataaagtatatttgaacTTTGAATATCAATGAATCAGTCAATATCAATATCATCATGACATGGCTTTTGGGCCACGGTTCTGCTGCGTGAATAAAAATTTGGACCACCTCAGCTTAGCCTGATATTTCAAAAGTCGAAGAAAGAAGACTGTTCTTACTCTTTGATGTAGTAGCTTTAGTCGGAGCCAAGGTCGTACTCTGAGTAGTGGCTGGCGTTGGCGGAGTGGTGAGTGGTGGGGTGGTAGGTATGGGCACGCACATGCCGGTGATCAGGTCTCTCCTGTAACCCTCGTTGCACTCGCACACGTAGGCCCCCATGGTGTTGCGGCAGGTCTCGAAGCTGGTGCAGATATGGCGGTTGGTCGCGCATTCGTCGATGTCTGGAagataggtaaataataaacttCAAGCATAATAGCGTAAAggaaaaaacactaaaatagtTGCGGATAGTGCCGAAAAGGAGTTCTTACGGGtattacaacggaatatgagtgatttttaaatgattttcgtgaaatttccggaattaccccaATATACCTTATCAATATCAACAGAGGATGTTGAAATCCTATAAGTCCTATAAGTAACTTTTAAACGCTCCAGTATTgattttttaagtatttctgtgtatttttctaGAACGTCAGTGCCTTGACAAATGTCAGCACCTTTTACCTAAAAATCCCGAGTTCGGTTGCATTTATTTTAGGCCCTGTTATACATTGACACTTTCATTTATTGTTACACAAAAAGCTAcagaaaaaaaacacaattttacTTTGCCAGAAACCACCATACTGATACTAACTCACCATTAACttctacaaataaaattattggtaTTTTGAATATGTCAGATTTAAAACTTACCAAAACAAGCTCCAAATGTATCCAGCTCAAACCCAATCGGGCACTGAATCGGCTTCGCGTTGATCTTGGTCCACTCCCCTTCAGGCAAGTTAGATGTATCGACAAAGACTGATCCATCCTGTCTCCTCTCGGCCGCTACTGTCGCCGTTTCCTCATCTTTCTTATTAACAAATACTATTTTAGGACTAGTTGGTGGCATCCTAACTTCTGGTGGTAAAGCAATTGGTAGTTCAACTAGATCAGGTCGTGGTTCATTGACCCTTTCTTCAGGTTTAGGTTCTGGTTGTTGTGGTCTTTCTTCTTTAGGCTGTGGTTTCTCTGGTTCTTGTGGTCTTTCTTCTTTAGGCTGTGGTTTCTCTGGTTCTTGACTGGTTTCGTAATAGGTAGATGTTGTGGGTAATGGTCCGAAGTTGAAGTCTCTAGTGTCCGGGTCCTTGTCTGTGAAGACGAAGTTGTCTTCATGGCGCTCTGATCTCGTTTCTGTGGTTGTTGATGAGGTTGTAGGTGGAGGTGGACTGGTTGGTATAGGTTCTCGTTTAGGGGTGGATGGTTCTGGTTTTGCACTGCTCGTTTCTGGTAGAGTCCCGTTGATTTCTTCATCGTCGCtgtaaacaattttttattattatctacAATGAAACAGATATAGGTACCATTTAAATTGAGATATATACATTTAGATTATTGCCATCAAGagtttaatatatataataggcGATATTACTAGCATCCGTTATGAAACgtgggtacagtcacctgcaataatatgttacacaacgaaggacGACCTTATTTGtaaagccataagagcgtgtcacatatttttgcggccttagaAGAGCAACTTAGCTTGCAGATGACTGTATCTACATTCCACGGGAGGTGGTATGGAGAGGTTGTGACTAATTATTCATAGAATTATTAGAGTAGTGTTGACGAATAAATATTGATTCGAACTAAATTAGACATTATTTGAACTCACGAATCgtaataatattcataatccGGGTTAAGCGTAGTGGTGGTGGTGCTGGGTAGGACCCGGGAGCACCGGAAGGATCCAGGGATATTCACACACTTGAAGTTGGGCCCGAGCCGCTTGCAGTCGTCCTGGCCGAGCGCGCACTCGTTTATATCTTggaagaaaaagaagaaaacaGGTTGTCATAATGTCGTCAAAAGGCAACTGAGGGATGCACTTGTGGTGCAATATAAGCAAGTAATGTTGCTGAACATTTAGTTTAGGATGTGTATCATCCCCCACACTTTTAACTGTCCAtgagtggaccttattacaaaacgcCGATAGACAGttaaagagtgttgctgtttgtaccttcGCATTGTCCCGTGGAATGTTGAAGAATGTAGCCTGTACCACAGGATGTGATTCGGATGCATAGATAAGATCCCACAGTGTTGTCACAGCGCTGCGACTGAGGCACGCAGTCGTGGCTTTCAGTCGCACATTCGTTAACATCTGAAACAGAAAGTAACGTTCAATCAGGACCAAGTGAAGGCACGCGCTTTCCGGAAAATCAATAATTTCTCAAATCTACGACACAGGCACAGGAACCTAAACCTTATCTCAATGATAATTATAAGGTTTACATTGTTCTTACCAACGCATGCTCCAGTCAGCAAATCAGCTTCGAAGCCCTGCTTGCATCTGCAGTCGTGACTCCCGTTGGTGTTGTGACAGGTTTGGTACTGGTCGCAGAGATGGGTGCCTTCCAAACATTCATCGATATCTGGAAAATAAAGATATCCTGCTAAGTACACTCGTTGCCAGGGTGACTATTGGTaagtttcattatttttttttctatcggtCAAATGTGCAAAAGCCAAACAGAGGCATGTGCCTCTTACAATTGCATAATTTTGTCTCCGCTAAATTCATCACGACATCAGAGAAAGAGCAGAATTTCTGTCAAAATTGAATCAATGTTTCCCAGTCCTTGTTGTAGCAGTAAAAGCATTTTTTCTCTTATTAAGTTAATCATGTAAAAATATTAActaacattttaaaaattacctTCGCAAATACTAGTTCCTCTTCTTAGTCGCATACCGTCGGGACATTGGTTTCTGAaggagaaaaataaaattagagtCCAAATGCACAGACTTATTCAGTAAAGGAGCTAGGAACATTTTAACTACTCACTTTTTCCTGTCACGTTTCTGTTGACACGTGTACTGTCCTAATAGATTAGTGCACGTTAAATCTCCGCACAGCTCCTCGTCTTCGCATTCATTTATATCTGCAACAGAATAGGTAAATTCGTTTAAATCGAATCATGTTCTAAGCTGGTTAATATCAAAAAATCTCTGGCTTTCCATTCAAGATCGAGGTTCAAGAAGTATCGTTACATCTTTTATAGCAAAGAGGAAAAATATTAGTATAAATATCGTGAAGACGGCAGCAAACTAATCGCGAGACACCGCAACAATTTGAACAATTAGCCTGGATAAAAGGAAGCGTAGGTAAGGTATGTCCTGaaaaggatgaattttgaaaattaCCTTCACACATGTTCGTTCTAGGGTTAATCTTGAATCCTGGCGGGCAGTATTTGGAGGCCTGATCTTGGCAATAGAAGGAGCCGTGTGTGTTGATGCAGAACTGAGAGAGATGGTTGCAATCATCCTTGTGTTCTGCACACTCGTCCACGTCTGAAAGAGAAAGAATGTTGTCggatgtatttattttagttagcAATAAACGTTGTCAGCTTTATATTGCAATAGACGGAGCATATTGGTTGCAAAAATGAGAGGCAGAAATGTTCTGGATACAGCGATCGTGAACCGAAGGACGGAGCAAGATTATACTTAAGTACCCCCAATAAAGTGACACTCAATTTTAATCACTTCAGTCTTGAGTAGAGACTAGCAGCTACGGTTTTATTTATCTAAaacttattgcacaaaatatatacaacaatctACAAATGGAGAACTTCTTGCCAAATGGCTAATGGTTTTCACTTATGAATGCCGGATTCGTTTGAAATGAATGCTTGCGGCAAGTCTTAGTCAAGCAGAGGACATTTCTTAATTGAAAGTTTGATCATGACTCTTACCATCACACTCCTCGTTCATTCCAGTCTTGAACCCAGTGGGGCACCTCTCCTCAACCACCCTGGGTCTGTTGGCCAGGTTCGCTGGGTCTCCCGACACGCCGTCGCACTTGTACCCCCCTATCGTGTTCTCGCAGAGGTACGACGGGCAGGGGGGGTTCGGGAGGAGGCATTCGTTGACGTCTGAAGTATAAAGTTCACACCGTGAACATTCAATTTGTTGACCTTAAATGCATGGACATAGCCGACATAGGTACTCATACGACATGCATCGGTTAAGtgttgttaataaaataattatgtagtccAGCTTGTAAGCTCAAACTACAGTCCCAAACTAAAGAAAACACGAagcttatttatataagtactatttttgtcttttaTCCGATGGCTATTGAGCTTtagatttataatgtttttggAAAAGAAAACGTGTTTTTATTACAACATGACTTTATTTGCTGACGCTGATCGTAAACCAAAGagtattttatatattaaacgtcaaaaaaGGCTAAGGAGGTCGGATGCATTGTATGGGAGATTTCATAGTTTCCGATCGCAGTTGATCAACTCGTCCATTGTGTTTGGTGTAACTGGCCTTAAACATTTACCATCACAAGCGAAGTTAACCAGATTCCTGGTGAACCCTGGAGGGCACTGTCCCTTCTCAGCAGCATGGCTCTTAACTGGAATACACTTGTATGAGCCGTGCACGTTGTAGCACTTCGTGCCGGGCAGGCACACGGGCGGGTCGTGCGTGCACTCGTCTATATCTGCGATCAAGATTGATAAGTCATTAACTCAAAGTGGATGTATTGGCACAGTAAAAGCTTCCAGGTTTTGAAAAACTCCATACTAAATCCCTGGAGAAAGACTCCACAACTGGAGGGTTCGCGGAAGGAAACTCCTCTGAAAACGCACTGTGCGTGACCATTTAGGTTTCAGGGTGCGGTGGCAGAAAGCGGTCGTGAGCCCACGATTTATTGATATGATTAAGTATCGAACACGACTTCTGAGCACGACCTATAATAGAAGCGAAATAACACACTCCAGTTTGGCAATAA
The Cydia amplana chromosome 22, ilCydAmpl1.1, whole genome shotgun sequence DNA segment above includes these coding regions:
- the LOC134658287 gene encoding fibulin-2-like; translated protein: MELNMRLSVVCVLVLCSFAYGFVDDIPRISKLCCDQGTSYARQHTSEDCSSSAPPAVARDLGPLCLYAMDACCKQYFQKKKECDTGIDIATSTENCDGTIETAQSCCNECKRGIEAAGSGNSCTAPEGDSLDQLLSGDAFKQCCVKTVDHNKKLHIEPLNHTTAGKPAHHVYPAIPSSKEVSSLCEEYAPNELCAHHCIPIPGSYKCECNPGYKLMPDGKNCKEVTKNRCKPRNPCQHKCYDNGGADVQCSCKRGYELMADGKSCQDIDECTHDPPVCLPGTKCYNVHGSYKCIPVKSHAAEKGQCPPGFTRNLVNFACDDVNECLLPNPPCPSYLCENTIGGYKCDGVSGDPANLANRPRVVEERCPTGFKTGMNEECDDVDECAEHKDDCNHLSQFCINTHGSFYCQDQASKYCPPGFKINPRTNMCEDINECEDEELCGDLTCTNLLGQYTCQQKRDRKKNQCPDGMRLRRGTSICEDIDECLEGTHLCDQYQTCHNTNGSHDCRCKQGFEADLLTGACVDVNECATESHDCVPQSQRCDNTVGSYLCIRITSCGTGYILQHSTGQCEDINECALGQDDCKRLGPNFKCVNIPGSFRCSRVLPSTTTTTLNPDYEYYYDSDDEEINGTLPETSSAKPEPSTPKREPIPTSPPPPTTSSTTTETRSERHEDNFVFTDKDPDTRDFNFGPLPTTSTYYETSQEPEKPQPKEERPQEPEKPQPKEERPQQPEPKPEERVNEPRPDLVELPIALPPEVRMPPTSPKIVFVNKKDEETATVAAERRQDGSVFVDTSNLPEGEWTKINAKPIQCPIGFELDTFGACFDIDECATNRHICTSFETCRNTMGAYVCECNEGYRRDLITGMCVPIPTTPPLTTPPTPATTQSTTLAPTKATTSKNDYWGSRRKLPRPFRPRIRCDVGYHLNPTTDQCEDVNECVNGQANCAAVEICVNTEGGYRCDCPPNWVLDATRHRCVPARNVHGFPHGYGNEPEYQPPIELDPPANKGTKYVKPIVTDLGNRRKVECQWGYRLGMDNICEDVNECATGEAKCGPMQYCTNLPGGYQCSCPKGHRLAGDHECADVDECALAGNQSICSQNANCVNTVGSYQCQCHTGFRSAPANDKVCVDVDECSESPVGSLCEQRCNNVWGDYKCSCHRGYRLNKDNRTCSDVDECTEYKSKILCIGRCMNEPGSYRCTCPAGYRLSEDKRSCVDIDECETGEAPCASTAGTVYGGVSDVCLNTRGGYRCERITCPRGYQLESKHRCTKIEKVCAPTDWECAHQPTTYSFNFITFVSKLYIPDNKVDLFTMKGPAWKDVRENFELRLKDVNAPPTVKDKADINAFLLTKTGHQGMVSLVRPLQGPQSIELELSMELYSGDIFGGIAVAKLFIFVSEHEF